GACATTACGAGTGATCTGCTTATATTCCTCATTGGCCAGCTGTATCCTAATTTTCTTCAGCTGGGCAACTAACTCTAGGTTCTGGGAAGGCTTCACAACCTCTGGGAGATAGATTTCACTGCTTTCCAGGAGCTCATGAAGGTAAAATGTAGAGTTCCTTCTCTCAGGCGCTGGTGCAGATCTCAGTTCAGACATAAGGAAACCAGGTGTCCAGGGCCACTGCGGCATTCACTGCCCTTGTATTTCTTTCCCAGCAAGGCCATAAGCTCCACCAGCAGCTCTGGGGCCACCGCTTGACCTCCAGCTCCCCACCAGAGCCAAAGTGCACCAGCATACCTCTCCTCATACCTTTTTAAATGttatcatttttatctttttcaccttctttctTTTATGACACAATTCATTGTCCTTATTTGCTCCTGTGATTCTCCtagtttaaatttcatatttaaaatatttttcttttattcctaattCTTTCCTTAGTTCTGTCATCTCATTTCTGCATTTTACtaattctaatttattttgttCTCTTATGTCTTGTATTATTTTCTTACTGTATTTTAGCTTATTTTGAAACAGTAGGTTACAGTTTTTATCTGTTTTAAATGTACTATCTTTcttgtatgctttttttttttttggcagtgtAAATCTATTCCTTATTCTCTTTTAACTTCTAATGACTATGCATAAGATTCAACCTCAGTTTCTTTCCATTGCTCATTTTTATGTGACATATTTTCAAGTTATCTTTTCTATCATCACAAAGCtccctcttttgtttgttttttatctagCATTGAAAAACAATGATGGTTTGCTTTCTGAGATTTcgtgctctgttctcttccacCACTTTTGTCCCTACCTTATCTTTCCTTCAGTCTATTGTCCCTGTCTTGCTCAGTTTTGTTTCTACTCCCAAAAGTTTCTCTTCAGTATGTCCTTTCACTGTGAGTAATTTGAAAATCTTTTGAAAAGCTTTGAGCAAAGAAGTGACAGTATCGAACTTACCTTTTAAAAGGATCGCCCTGGCTGCTCTCAAACAAATATTGCAAGGGGAACAAGAAAGCAAATAGGGCAAGTTGTTAGGAAGCAATTGCAATATTATTATTGGCAAATTTTACACACACAGCTCCTAATCATACAGCTGGTCAGAGGTGGAGATGGCATTTTGTCTTCAGAATCCATAGTAAACGCCTGTCATCTGAGGCTGTTAAACATCTTTCAGACACCCTCTCCACACGTTTTGATAGTTTTCCACATTATAAGTCCCAAGGCAACATTTCCCAGATTCCCTTACGGCTAGAGTGCAGAGACTTGTAACTTAGGTTTCACCAATCAGATGCAACCAGgagtagggttgccagatttggCAAATAATGCAGATGctgagttaaattttttaaattatgtatataATTCACTGTAATATAATTCACATGCcctaaaattcacattttaacatgtacaattcagtggtttttagtattgTCACAAATTTGTGCGACCACCACCactaattctagaacattttcatcaccctcaAAAGAAACCCTATACCTATTAGCAATCACTCTCCGTTCTTCCTACCCCTAGCCTGCGGCAATCATTAATCTACTTCTGTATTTATGGCTTTGTCTATTTTactcatttcatataaatgaaaccaTGTAATATGTAGTCTTCTAGGTCTGGCTTCTCCACTTActatgctttcaaggttcattcatgttatagcATAAATCAGTactacatttcttttttattttctcgatttttaaaatctttttttaaaagatacatatatcacacaaatgttacattacaagatataagaggttcctgtataccccattCCTtaaaccccccactcctcccacattgacaacttctttcattagtgtggtacattcattgcatttgatgcgTACATTTTGAAGCTgttacacagcatagattatagcttatattgtagtttacactctctcctagtccattcagtgggttatggcaggatttataatgccctgcatctgtttctgcagtatcattgaggacaactccaagtccccaaaatgccccaatatcatacctttttcccctctccctgccttcagcaactcctgtggccactgtctccacatcaatgatatattttcttccattgctagagtcacattaattctatagtagaataccagtaagtccaccctaatccatatttattcctccatcctgaggacccttggATGGCAATGtctactctacctctaaatcgagagagggcttagatcccacatggctgatggatgaaattctacTGCTcacagctatagactctctcggTTACCTcatgtggtggttaaccatcctcacctccctgttagctgacctgggtaagtccaatgaaccagacagtaggttacatttctttttatgactgaataatagtccactgcatgaatataccacactgtgtttatccatttattagttGCTGGaaatttgggctgtttccactttggggctacTATGAATAATTCTATTTTGAGTATTCATgtataagtttttgtgtggacatatgttttcaattctcttgggtaaatTAAACTtggatttcagataaacaataaataatttccaaatatttcatgGGACAAACTTATGCTAAAAAATCATCgttcatctgaaattcaaatttaattgggaattatttatttttatccgtCAACCCTAGGAGAGGCTTTGTCAATGAAGTGAGAAATGTGAGGCAGTATCaatggtgaattctatcaaatatttacgGAAAATAGAATAGTGATCCTAAACAacttcttccagaaaatagaagaggaagaaaCCTTTCCAACTTATTAGATAAGGCCAGCATTATCCAGAAAAAGAcattagaaggaaagaaaactatgGACCAATATCCCTCATAAACAAAGATGAAAATTCTCAAATGAAagattagcaaattgaatccagcacaCTCTGCTCCTCCAATCAGGGCAACTCCTGAGGCACCTCCCTGAAACTCAAATTGCCGAGGATGCCTGGTTCAAAACCATTGATTTTCAGTCCTCGTTTTACATTTAGATTAAGCTACAGAGCAACATACTGAGACTGCGTTAGTTTTTGTCAGCATAAGCCTACTTTAATATAGCCTATAATAAACAGTGGTATGGAAATCCTAAATGTACGTATTTCAGTAGGGATGTCGTCAAGGGTACTATTCATGACATTTCATACCTGCGAAGAAAAACTATGCTTCACTGGCACACTGGTTTGCTTGTTTATTGCTTTATCTTACAGAACATTCTGAATCCTAAACTGCTTGAGTTTCTCACTTTCCTTTGATcattagaaattaatattaaactCAATTTGTGGCCCATATCTagcaaatatataaaaacatgtGAATTACAATTTGTGTGCTAATCTTACCTCTAAC
Above is a genomic segment from Dasypus novemcinctus isolate mDasNov1 chromosome 9, mDasNov1.1.hap2, whole genome shotgun sequence containing:
- the LOC101438289 gene encoding LOW QUALITY PROTEIN: transmembrane protein 199 (The sequence of the model RefSeq protein was modified relative to this genomic sequence to represent the inferred CDS: inserted 4 bases in 3 codons; deleted 1 base in 1 codon; substituted 3 bases at 3 genomic stop codons) yields the protein MRRGMLVHFGSGGELEVKRWPXELLVELMALLGKKYKGSECRSGPGHLVSLCLNXDLHQRLRXRNSTFYLHELLESSEIYLPEVVKPSQNLELVAQLKKIRIQLANEEYKQITRNVTCQDSRHVRTLRELGKQVRXLVIITFNFIVTMAAAFIGSYLRSQYIFTEMXEMASQVLAVFTFASVVCLAELDNMVXDMVEGKLGKL